One stretch of Actinacidiphila sp. DG2A-62 DNA includes these proteins:
- a CDS encoding NIPSNAP family protein gives MSDDENSFVWIRRFEDVADRQRVLDAVHQDPRCASIVATVSALTDGMASTIRLNPTPWSGLR, from the coding sequence GTGAGCGATGACGAGAACAGCTTCGTCTGGATCCGCCGCTTCGAGGACGTCGCGGATCGGCAACGGGTCTTGGACGCCGTCCACCAAGACCCCCGATGCGCGTCCATCGTGGCGACCGTGTCCGCGCTGACGGACGGCATGGCGTCCACCATCCGCCTGAATCCCACCCCCTGGTCGGGCCTCAGGTGA